A single genomic interval of Panulirus ornatus isolate Po-2019 unplaced genomic scaffold, ASM3632096v1 CTG_5586_pilon, whole genome shotgun sequence harbors:
- the LOC139748507 gene encoding probable serine/threonine-protein kinase DDB_G0272092, whose protein sequence is MKVYLVSAAVKFFIFLNMTTQSRFIDWVEEELLLLQTGDSTTLPVDGQSHTSTLSFSTADIDLLSSASVCDDDESEGYTHHLRDGEHDLLIKPRVDALDRVKLLGEGGSGRVELVLFNGQFMVMKTYLNRENIAGLLKEIRIHRELAGAGGAPEVHGLSLKPARVIMTYTGDTFEHYIQKCTQHQLIESLVIVAEKLQEIHDKGFVHNDLKSDNITVGVSQDLDIHIIDYGLTKKIGDLLRLCGGVGSCLWYAPEVETGEPLTPASDVYSFSFVIEDVLDLVENDKIWLKLLALQVEMRSRDPQARPSLHTVISKLKVFAGSQVDGH, encoded by the coding sequence ATGAAAGTTTACTTGGTAAGTGCAGCCGTCAAGTTTTTCATATTTCTCAATATGACCACTCAGTCACGATTCATCGACTGGGTCGAGGaggagctgctcctgctgcagacCGGAGACTCCACCACCCTTCCTGTGGATGGTCAgtcacacacatccactctctcattTTCCACTGCCGACATCGACTTGCTTAGCTCCGCTTCTGTCTGTGACGACGACGAGAGCGAAGGATACACACATCATCTGCGAGATGGGGAACATGATCTCCTCATCAAACCCAGGGTCGATGCACTGGATCGCGTCAAGTTGCTGGGTGAGGGCGGCAGCGGGAGAGTAGAACTGGTGCTCTTCAATGGCCAGTTCATGGTGATGAAGACTTACCTGAACAGAGAGAACATCGCAGGATTGCTGAAAGAAATAAGGATTCATCGTGAACTggcaggcgctggaggagcccccgaGGTGCATGGACTGAGCCTGAAACCCGCCAGAGTGATCATGACCTACACCGGCGACACGTTCGAGCATTACATCCAGAAATGCACACAACACCAACTGATTGAGTCTCTCGTCATCGTggcagaaaaactgcaggaaatcCACGACAAAGGCTTCGTCCACAATGACCTCAAGTCGGACAACATAACTGTGGGTGTTTCCCAGGACCTcgatatccacatcattgattatGGCCTCACCAAAAAGATAGGAGACCTCCTCAGGTTGTGCGGCGGTGTCGGGAGCTGCCTCTGGTATGCACCGGAGGTGGAAACAGGAGAACCTCTTACACCAGCAAGCGACgtttattcatttagttttgtcATTGAGGACGTACTTGACCTGGTTGAGAACGACAAGATATGGTTAAAACTGCTGGCACTCCAGGTTGAGATGAGGAGCCGTGATCCCCAAGCCAGGCCTTCTCTCCACACCGTCATCAGCAAACTGAAGGTCTTCGCTGGATCACAGGTTGATGGACACTGA